In the Paenibacillus sp. FSL H7-0357 genome, one interval contains:
- a CDS encoding helix-turn-helix domain-containing protein, translating to MKMLDYLEETEGLQYICKLIYEAYQIPVCWLDSAGNLQLALPPSMEERPAAPTHAGMLAEIAEFVSGLENNLPRNTGGTSFLPYLHTTGFLENFIMLKLPAELGTGGTIILGPSLAASMTETTVASLMNDHNLPLGHVEEWLQYYRGLPVLSRMRWYHAALLLYSLVNGQALSVTELLLASTHHEPVQHTESRSDLDHSYRRENTWLHHEPMLEREMFRHIVIGDKAGLLRSQASFSEESFGRLSKKSQLRSKKNLAISSITLATRAAIDGGLFWEIAYTLSDFHIQHIEELKDIPAVDKAQLAALCDFADHVRDNRRSKLSRTSALCQNYIFNHMYEELTLSKLAEVAGLNASYLSQLFKKENGISVSDYIQRERIEEAKRLIELPGVTLSDIATRLHFNDQSYFTKVFKKYTGVTPRQFRHDR from the coding sequence ATGAAGATGTTAGACTACCTGGAGGAAACAGAAGGATTACAATACATCTGCAAATTAATCTACGAAGCTTACCAGATTCCGGTCTGCTGGCTGGACAGTGCAGGCAACCTTCAACTGGCGCTCCCTCCTTCTATGGAAGAACGGCCGGCTGCGCCCACCCACGCCGGGATGCTGGCCGAAATTGCGGAGTTCGTCTCTGGACTTGAAAACAACCTTCCCCGAAACACCGGGGGGACTTCCTTTTTGCCGTATCTGCACACTACCGGTTTTCTGGAAAATTTCATTATGCTTAAGCTGCCTGCAGAGCTTGGGACTGGCGGAACGATAATACTCGGCCCTTCACTGGCCGCTTCAATGACCGAGACTACTGTAGCCAGCCTGATGAATGACCACAACCTCCCGCTTGGCCATGTGGAAGAGTGGCTTCAGTATTACCGCGGCCTGCCGGTGCTGAGCCGGATGAGATGGTACCATGCCGCCCTGCTGCTGTACTCACTGGTCAACGGACAAGCCCTTTCGGTCACGGAGCTGCTGCTTGCCTCTACTCATCATGAGCCTGTGCAGCATACGGAAAGCCGTTCGGATCTCGATCACTCCTACCGGCGCGAGAACACCTGGCTGCATCATGAGCCGATGCTCGAACGGGAGATGTTCCGCCATATCGTAATCGGAGACAAAGCAGGACTCCTGCGGTCCCAAGCCTCCTTCTCCGAGGAAAGCTTCGGGCGGCTCTCCAAGAAAAGCCAGCTGCGCAGCAAAAAAAATCTGGCCATCTCCTCCATCACACTGGCAACCCGGGCCGCGATCGACGGGGGCCTGTTCTGGGAAATCGCCTATACGCTGAGCGACTTCCACATTCAGCATATCGAAGAACTGAAGGATATTCCCGCCGTTGACAAAGCCCAGCTCGCGGCTCTGTGCGATTTCGCCGATCATGTGCGCGACAACCGCCGATCAAAGCTGTCCCGCACTTCTGCACTATGCCAGAACTATATTTTCAACCACATGTACGAGGAGCTTACTTTGAGCAAATTGGCTGAGGTGGCCGGGCTGAATGCCAGCTATCTCTCTCAGCTGTTCAAGAAGGAGAATGGAATTTCTGTCAGCGATTATATCCAGCGGGAGCGGATTGAGGAGGCCAAGCGGCTGATCGAGCTGCCCGGGGTCACGTTGTCGGATATCGCCACCCGGCTTCATTTCAACGACCAGAGCTATTTCACGAAAGTCTTTAAGAAATATACCGGAGTAACACCCAGGCAGTTCCGGCATGACCGCTGA
- a CDS encoding trans-sulfuration enzyme family protein produces the protein MSKLLGKETKDAGMQTILAHYGDETFLGAVVPPVFINTLFTFDSYEAFQKSQWLEETYYYSRISNPTQQIAEKKLAALEKGEAAKLFTSGMAAISSTLLHCLSQGDHVVCSYPIYGGTHQLLQSYLPKFGITADFVDFRQLDQVQAAIKPNTKILYCEGFSTFYMDVFDIPAVVQIAKEHQLLTVMDNTCATPATMRPIEWGIDIVIHSASKYLSGHSDVTAGVVIASQERIDAIANNEIVLLGATLAPLEAWLVTRGLKTFGLRMKQHAESAKQIALMLSQHPQVSRVNLPLLEQHEQHELAVRQFSGNTGLFSFEMHGGPCAVAKLMNNLRLFQIGVSWGGFESLIYSPGLAINPEQKSRTEHETRLEHTVRLSVGLEDIDDLMEDFNQALASL, from the coding sequence ATGAGCAAGTTATTAGGGAAGGAAACCAAGGACGCAGGTATGCAGACCATTCTTGCCCATTATGGGGATGAAACGTTTCTAGGAGCGGTTGTTCCACCCGTATTTATTAATACACTATTTACATTTGATTCGTATGAGGCATTCCAAAAGTCGCAATGGCTGGAAGAGACTTATTATTATTCAAGGATTTCTAATCCTACTCAGCAGATAGCAGAGAAGAAGCTAGCGGCGTTGGAAAAGGGAGAGGCGGCCAAGCTATTCACTTCGGGAATGGCAGCGATCTCCTCTACGTTGCTTCACTGCTTGAGCCAAGGCGACCATGTGGTCTGCAGCTATCCGATATACGGTGGCACACATCAGCTGCTTCAAAGTTACTTGCCTAAGTTTGGTATTACTGCTGATTTCGTGGATTTCAGACAATTAGACCAGGTACAAGCAGCGATTAAGCCGAATACGAAAATACTGTATTGTGAAGGGTTTTCAACCTTTTACATGGATGTGTTCGATATTCCGGCTGTCGTACAAATCGCCAAGGAACATCAATTACTAACCGTAATGGATAACACTTGTGCAACACCAGCAACTATGCGCCCCATTGAATGGGGCATTGACATCGTGATCCATTCCGCTTCCAAATATTTGTCAGGTCACAGTGATGTGACTGCTGGAGTAGTAATTGCATCGCAAGAGCGGATCGACGCGATAGCGAACAATGAAATTGTATTGCTTGGGGCTACACTAGCACCGTTGGAGGCGTGGCTGGTTACTCGTGGACTGAAGACATTCGGATTACGTATGAAGCAGCATGCTGAGTCCGCGAAGCAAATTGCGCTTATGCTTAGCCAGCACCCTCAAGTCAGCAGAGTTAATCTTCCTTTGCTGGAGCAGCATGAGCAGCATGAGCTTGCGGTACGACAGTTTAGCGGGAATACAGGTTTGTTCAGCTTTGAGATGCATGGCGGTCCTTGTGCTGTAGCAAAGCTAATGAACAATCTGAGGCTATTTCAAATCGGCGTGAGCTGGGGAGGCTTTGAAAGCCTGATTTATTCCCCAGGTCTAGCCATTAATCCCGAACAGAAATCTCGCACCGAGCATGAAACACGATTAGAGCACACCGTTAGGTTATCTGTTGGGCTCGAGGATATCGATGATTTAATGGAAGACTTTAATCAGGCATTAGCTAGCCTATAA
- a CDS encoding carbohydrate ABC transporter permease — MYKKQRTPIVIVRFVVLSGYLLMVLAPFYWLFITSLKPKLDILTTDIQYWPKHITFDNYIYLFETSNFAVFFKNSIILSLATGFFGTSLAVLGGYAMARFKFRGHNLVIYGLLLTQLIPGVLVLVPTIIMYSKLGLTNTMGGLILFYTVGTIPFSLILMRSFFDRIPMDLEEAALIDGCNKMQSLFKIILPLMVPGVIATFIFAFIGAWNDLLGAVMLISSDSLKTIPVGLNMFIHNYDIDWGVMTAGGIAATVPSLIMFAFMQRFVVNGLTDGAVKG, encoded by the coding sequence ATGTACAAAAAACAACGTACGCCTATTGTTATAGTCCGTTTTGTTGTTTTGTCGGGTTATCTGCTGATGGTATTAGCGCCATTCTATTGGCTATTCATCACATCGTTAAAACCCAAATTAGATATCCTTACAACAGATATTCAGTATTGGCCTAAACACATTACATTTGACAATTACATCTATCTTTTCGAAACCTCTAATTTTGCTGTATTTTTTAAGAACAGTATTATTCTTTCATTAGCTACCGGATTCTTTGGCACCTCTCTGGCTGTACTTGGTGGTTATGCGATGGCAAGGTTCAAATTCAGAGGGCATAATCTTGTCATTTATGGGTTGCTGTTAACACAATTGATTCCCGGAGTACTTGTTTTGGTACCGACGATTATTATGTATTCCAAGCTTGGGTTAACAAACACAATGGGTGGACTCATCCTTTTCTACACAGTGGGAACGATTCCGTTTAGCTTGATCCTGATGCGGAGCTTCTTCGATCGAATTCCGATGGATCTTGAAGAAGCTGCATTGATTGACGGTTGCAACAAAATGCAGTCACTGTTCAAAATCATTCTGCCTCTAATGGTACCTGGTGTAATTGCAACCTTCATATTTGCCTTTATTGGAGCGTGGAACGATCTGCTTGGAGCAGTTATGCTTATTAGCAGCGACAGTTTAAAAACAATTCCAGTAGGATTGAACATGTTTATACACAACTATGATATTGATTGGGGTGTCATGACGGCTGGAGGCATAGCAGCAACCGTTCCATCGTTGATTATGTTTGCCTTTATGCAGCGATTTGTTGTTAACGGACTGACGGATGGGGCTGTAAAAGGGTAG
- a CDS encoding glycoside hydrolase family 3 C-terminal domain-containing protein has product MTTHISNLISQMTLEEKAGLCSGLDFWHTKGIGRLGIPSLMLTDGPHGLRKQQGSADHLGLHNSVPATCFPSAAGLASSWDRELIHEVGKALGEECQAEDVAVLLGPGTNIKRSPLNGRNFEYFSEDPYLSSEMGASHIQGVQSQGVGTSLKHFAANNQEHRRMSTNAIIDERTLREIYLASFEGAVTQSQPWSVMCSYNQLNGEYASESETLLTKVLREEWGFEGFVVSDWGAVNERVKALQAGLELEMPSSGGIGDAKIVAAVNSGELSMETLDKAVERLLSFIFKRVEKRKENATFDLEQHHALARKVARESMVLLRNEDNILPLAKTGTLAIIGEFAKKPRYQGGGSSHVNPTKLDDAFAEMQAVAGDSASFLYAQGYDLNSNEINSELLKEAQETAQGADAAVLFLGLPDSYESEGYDRSHLSLPESHKALIKAVAEVQDQIIVVLSNGSPIEMPWLNHTKAVLEGYLGGQAFGGAIADLLFGEVSPSGKLAETFPQKLSDNPSFLNFPGEGDTVEYKEGLFVGYRYYDKKEIEPLFPFGFGLSYTQFEYSGLKLDKSSIRDTDAVQVTVNVKNTGSRTGKEVVQLYVSDEESSVIRPLQELKGFQKLELQPGEQREVSFTLNKRAFAYYNVKLADWHVESGTFNIAVGSSSRDIRLSAPLTVTSTTKIAVSFHRNTTVGDLLENPLTAEKAKNYSGIFGLEDAMDDNPEMFLAMMKYMPLRAMIGFGQGKYTEADLAEDLRELNALVAEQ; this is encoded by the coding sequence ATGACAACTCACATTTCAAACCTCATTTCGCAAATGACACTGGAAGAAAAGGCCGGACTTTGCTCCGGGCTGGATTTTTGGCACACGAAAGGCATCGGGCGGCTGGGCATTCCCTCTTTGATGCTAACCGACGGTCCCCATGGACTGCGGAAGCAACAAGGGAGCGCCGACCATCTCGGACTCCATAATAGTGTACCGGCAACCTGTTTTCCATCCGCAGCCGGGCTTGCATCTTCCTGGGACCGTGAGCTGATTCATGAGGTCGGCAAGGCGCTCGGCGAGGAATGTCAGGCGGAGGATGTAGCGGTCCTGCTTGGACCGGGAACCAATATTAAACGTTCCCCGCTGAACGGGCGGAACTTCGAATACTTCTCGGAAGATCCTTATCTATCATCGGAAATGGGCGCCAGCCACATCCAAGGGGTGCAAAGCCAGGGCGTGGGCACCTCGCTGAAGCATTTTGCCGCCAACAACCAGGAACACCGCAGAATGTCTACAAATGCCATCATTGATGAGCGGACGCTGCGGGAAATTTACCTGGCCAGCTTCGAAGGCGCAGTGACACAAAGCCAGCCCTGGAGTGTAATGTGCTCTTATAATCAGCTGAATGGTGAATACGCTTCCGAAAGTGAAACACTGCTGACGAAGGTGCTTAGAGAGGAATGGGGCTTTGAGGGCTTCGTCGTGTCCGACTGGGGAGCGGTCAATGAACGGGTGAAGGCGCTGCAGGCCGGGCTTGAGCTGGAGATGCCGTCAAGCGGAGGCATTGGTGATGCCAAAATCGTGGCCGCAGTAAACAGCGGGGAGCTGTCCATGGAAACGCTGGATAAAGCTGTGGAGCGGCTGCTGTCCTTTATTTTCAAAAGAGTGGAGAAACGCAAGGAGAATGCAACGTTCGATCTGGAGCAGCATCATGCGCTGGCACGAAAGGTGGCCCGGGAAAGTATGGTGCTGCTGAGAAACGAAGATAATATTCTGCCGCTTGCCAAGACCGGAACGCTTGCCATTATCGGCGAATTCGCCAAAAAGCCGCGTTACCAGGGCGGAGGCAGCTCGCATGTCAATCCGACGAAGCTGGATGATGCTTTTGCCGAAATGCAGGCGGTGGCGGGCGATTCCGCAAGCTTCCTGTATGCACAGGGCTATGACTTGAACAGCAATGAAATCAACAGTGAGCTGCTGAAGGAAGCACAGGAAACAGCACAAGGCGCAGATGCTGCGGTGTTGTTCCTTGGACTGCCTGACAGCTATGAATCGGAGGGGTATGACCGCAGCCATCTGTCGCTGCCTGAGAGCCATAAGGCGCTGATCAAGGCGGTGGCTGAAGTTCAAGACCAAATTATCGTGGTGCTGAGCAACGGCTCCCCGATTGAGATGCCTTGGCTGAATCATACGAAGGCCGTTCTGGAAGGTTATCTGGGCGGGCAGGCTTTTGGCGGCGCGATTGCCGATCTGCTCTTTGGTGAAGTAAGCCCAAGCGGCAAACTGGCCGAGACCTTCCCGCAGAAGCTGAGTGACAATCCCTCCTTCCTCAATTTCCCCGGTGAAGGCGATACGGTGGAATATAAGGAAGGCCTGTTCGTCGGCTACCGCTATTATGATAAAAAAGAAATCGAGCCGCTGTTCCCGTTCGGCTTTGGACTCAGCTATACGCAATTCGAGTACAGCGGTCTGAAACTGGACAAGAGCAGTATCAGGGATACAGATGCTGTTCAGGTGACGGTGAATGTCAAAAATACCGGCAGCCGGACAGGCAAAGAGGTGGTCCAGCTCTACGTCAGTGACGAGGAGAGCAGTGTCATCCGACCGCTGCAGGAGCTTAAAGGCTTTCAGAAGCTGGAGCTGCAGCCGGGGGAGCAGCGTGAAGTCTCCTTTACTCTGAATAAGCGTGCTTTTGCCTATTACAACGTGAAGCTGGCGGACTGGCATGTGGAAAGCGGAACGTTCAACATTGCCGTAGGCTCTTCATCGCGGGATATCCGGCTCTCCGCTCCACTTACGGTAACTTCGACAACGAAGATTGCGGTAAGTTTCCACCGCAACACCACGGTAGGCGATTTGCTGGAAAATCCGTTGACTGCGGAAAAAGCAAAGAATTACAGCGGTATCTTTGGCCTGGAAGATGCGATGGATGATAATCCGGAAATGTTCCTTGCCATGATGAAATATATGCCGCTGCGTGCGATGATCGGTTTTGGCCAAGGGAAATATACCGAGGCCGATTTGGCCGAAGATTTGCGGGAATTGAACGCGCTGGTTGCAGAGCAATAA
- a CDS encoding glycoside hydrolase family 30 protein produces MADTIQKWFASTEKAPWIAQNIPGPEQAGTAANLTVTAETFQTLEGFGGCFNELGFVALGHLPEEERAGLMHELFHPEGEQRFSICRLPIGASDYALEWYSLNENDGDYAMEHFSIERDRQMLIPYIKEALQLNPDLKLFASPWSPPTWMKFPKAYNYGTLRWEPQVLEAYALYFVKFVEAYRAEGITIHQVHVQNEVVADQKFPSCVWTGEQLRIFIRDYLGPAFEKHGLETEIWLGTINAPEPWDEWLKAKSSDHDAFAGVVLGDPEAYKYIKGVGYQWAGKHAIQRTVQSYPELRYMQTENECGDGKNTWFYARYVFNLYQHYFMNGVNAYIYWNMVLEPKGRSTWGWEQNSLLTIDPGQRQATVNPEYYVMKHFSRFAVPGSVRVGLKGPWSGHAIAFRTPLGGITLVLANPFKERRMLHLHSGSSSYSLELEPESFHTFVLS; encoded by the coding sequence ATGGCTGATACAATTCAGAAATGGTTTGCCAGCACGGAAAAAGCACCTTGGATAGCCCAAAACATCCCTGGTCCAGAACAAGCCGGGACGGCCGCTAATCTGACCGTTACCGCAGAGACGTTCCAGACGCTGGAAGGCTTCGGCGGCTGCTTTAACGAATTGGGCTTTGTGGCGCTGGGCCATCTGCCGGAGGAAGAACGGGCGGGGCTGATGCATGAGCTGTTCCATCCCGAAGGGGAGCAGCGGTTCAGCATCTGCCGCTTGCCGATTGGAGCCAGCGACTATGCGCTGGAATGGTACAGCCTGAACGAGAATGACGGGGACTACGCCATGGAGCATTTCTCCATCGAGCGTGACCGGCAGATGCTGATTCCCTACATCAAGGAAGCCCTGCAGCTGAACCCGGACCTCAAGCTGTTCGCGTCCCCCTGGAGCCCGCCGACATGGATGAAGTTCCCCAAAGCGTATAACTATGGAACACTACGCTGGGAGCCGCAAGTTCTTGAAGCATACGCCCTTTACTTCGTGAAGTTCGTGGAAGCCTACCGTGCAGAAGGTATAACGATTCATCAGGTGCATGTGCAGAATGAGGTGGTTGCCGACCAGAAGTTTCCTTCCTGCGTCTGGACCGGGGAGCAGCTGAGGATCTTCATCCGCGACTACCTTGGCCCGGCATTCGAGAAGCATGGGCTGGAGACGGAAATTTGGCTGGGGACGATCAATGCCCCGGAGCCTTGGGATGAGTGGCTTAAAGCTAAATCAAGCGATCATGATGCCTTCGCCGGGGTGGTGCTCGGGGATCCCGAAGCCTATAAATATATCAAGGGTGTAGGTTATCAATGGGCCGGCAAACATGCCATCCAACGTACCGTGCAGAGCTACCCGGAGCTGCGGTATATGCAGACCGAAAATGAATGCGGCGATGGCAAAAACACGTGGTTTTATGCGAGATATGTATTTAACCTGTACCAGCATTATTTCATGAACGGTGTGAACGCTTATATCTATTGGAACATGGTGCTTGAACCCAAGGGAAGGAGCACTTGGGGCTGGGAGCAGAATTCCCTGCTGACCATTGACCCCGGCCAAAGACAAGCGACCGTGAATCCGGAGTATTACGTGATGAAGCATTTCTCCCGTTTTGCCGTCCCTGGTTCAGTAAGAGTAGGACTTAAAGGTCCGTGGAGCGGCCATGCCATTGCTTTCCGGACACCGCTGGGCGGAATCACGCTCGTTCTGGCCAATCCATTCAAGGAACGGCGGATGCTGCACTTGCATAGTGGTTCCTCCTCGTACTCCCTGGAGCTTGAACCGGAATCCTTCCATACGTTTGTCCTTAGTTAA
- a CDS encoding response regulator transcription factor: protein MLKVLLVDDESWNRDIVRTFGLWDELGMEIAGEAEDGSEALRLAGELSPQIVITDMRMPGADGVKLMNQLHECYPEIKVIVVSGYDDFKYAQNAIRYGAVDYLLKPIDPGELNAVLRKCRKELEESSRAREPYALDIEVSFSLSSYKQLMRVHFNELNPEGVNAVLEGIEKELVQGDSGRPGMLRQAASEMLLLLKELMRSNALEEDVLKAEIPREVLMSGSSTAAYLKQLYGTSLEQLIGQRKFKNKLNLDEVRQYINAHFAEAVTLEGLARAFFVSKEYLSKVFKLEYGCNVTDYILQLRMEKAKEWLAEESIPIKTVAELAGYEDVGYFYRVFKKHYGVAPGEMRKQAAGLKMSNPKG from the coding sequence ATGCTTAAAGTGCTGCTGGTGGATGATGAAAGCTGGAACCGTGACATTGTGCGGACGTTTGGCTTATGGGATGAACTGGGCATGGAGATTGCCGGAGAAGCAGAAGACGGGAGCGAGGCGCTGCGCCTGGCCGGTGAGCTGTCCCCGCAGATTGTTATCACCGATATGCGGATGCCTGGTGCGGACGGTGTCAAGCTGATGAATCAGCTTCATGAGTGTTATCCAGAGATTAAAGTGATTGTTGTGAGCGGCTACGACGATTTCAAATATGCCCAGAATGCCATCCGCTACGGTGCGGTGGATTATTTGCTGAAGCCGATTGATCCGGGGGAACTGAATGCCGTGCTGCGCAAATGCCGGAAGGAGCTGGAGGAGAGCTCCCGTGCCCGGGAACCGTATGCCCTCGATATTGAGGTATCCTTCTCGCTGTCCTCCTACAAGCAGCTGATGAGGGTGCATTTCAATGAGCTGAATCCCGAAGGGGTCAATGCTGTTCTTGAAGGCATAGAGAAGGAACTGGTGCAGGGAGACTCTGGCAGACCGGGAATGCTGCGGCAGGCGGCAAGTGAAATGCTGCTGCTGCTGAAGGAGCTTATGCGGAGTAACGCACTGGAGGAGGATGTCCTGAAGGCGGAGATCCCCCGTGAGGTTTTGATGTCCGGGAGCAGCACCGCAGCGTATCTGAAACAGCTCTACGGGACAAGTCTGGAACAGCTGATCGGACAGCGCAAGTTCAAGAATAAGCTGAATCTGGATGAGGTCCGGCAGTATATCAATGCCCACTTTGCCGAAGCGGTAACGCTGGAAGGGCTGGCCAGAGCTTTTTTCGTCAGCAAGGAATATTTGAGCAAGGTGTTCAAGCTGGAGTATGGCTGCAATGTTACGGATTATATCCTGCAGCTGCGGATGGAGAAGGCGAAGGAATGGCTGGCTGAGGAGAGCATTCCGATCAAGACGGTGGCAGAGCTGGCCGGATATGAGGATGTCGGCTATTTCTACAGAGTGTTCAAGAAGCATTACGGCGTTGCCCCCGGTGAAATGCGCAAGCAAGCAGCCGGTTTAAAAATGTCCAATCCGAAAGGGTAA
- a CDS encoding sensor histidine kinase: MRVPGWIMKLTEPFRRSIRNKLILTMIILAVVPIVTITALAAENSRRSMEAEVISTNLSNMKWTGVYLGDQFAQLNNLIYTVLISPHLSEYLANVEESSLSSQFAAQRNIIDTLTNLFYSAGNHVVGVELYLKEYNKLFTINASQSDIASTAGIPAPYKLLFEQNKDFTIAVGGNDNGKFQLIRSINRFENQEKLGGISLEIRWGVLDQTLNLLGRGNDHTVFIASSDGKVLYQPWGVTPSEAILDRVAGTGEAQGYFRGDQAYVFYNTIDPVGLKLVTVIPNSFINQSALATMNFGLIVGAITVVVAILLAVILAWRLATPIVSLARSIQGFGLMKEREVRLSNRVDEIGLLETKLYQMSYRIREHIRTEYVIGLEKKSAELKALQAQINPHFLQNTLQMIGSMLFKNSPAESYGVLRSLSDMFRYIIREPEDLAPLRAELNHLNNYMQIQQQRFAARLSYAIEVDEQATDSLIPKLSLQPIVENAFFHGLEQQSGPWVLEVKVTCEGEDTVITICDNGIGLQPDKLAELRGRLERRSGDLWTHGERIGLSNVASRIQMHFGGKYGIGLDSIQGQGTKVTVTIPLERDGANHA, translated from the coding sequence ATGAGGGTTCCCGGTTGGATCATGAAACTTACTGAGCCTTTCCGCCGCAGTATCCGCAATAAGCTTATTCTGACTATGATTATCCTCGCTGTTGTGCCAATTGTGACGATCACAGCACTGGCAGCCGAGAACAGCCGCCGTTCAATGGAGGCCGAGGTCATCAGCACGAATCTTTCCAATATGAAATGGACCGGTGTCTATCTGGGTGACCAGTTCGCCCAGCTTAATAATCTGATCTATACCGTGCTGATCAGCCCCCACCTGAGCGAATACCTCGCGAATGTAGAGGAGTCCAGCCTGTCCAGCCAATTTGCCGCACAGCGGAACATTATTGATACGCTGACGAATCTGTTCTACTCTGCGGGCAATCATGTGGTGGGGGTGGAACTGTATCTGAAAGAATATAACAAGCTGTTTACTATCAACGCCTCGCAGAGTGACATTGCCTCAACAGCCGGAATTCCTGCTCCGTATAAGCTGCTTTTTGAGCAAAATAAGGATTTCACAATAGCTGTTGGCGGCAACGACAACGGGAAATTCCAGCTGATCCGCAGCATTAACCGGTTTGAGAACCAGGAGAAGCTCGGAGGCATCTCCTTGGAGATCCGCTGGGGTGTACTGGATCAGACGCTAAATCTATTAGGCCGGGGCAACGATCATACGGTATTTATCGCTAGTAGCGACGGCAAGGTGCTGTACCAGCCCTGGGGAGTGACTCCTTCGGAAGCCATTCTGGACCGGGTTGCTGGCACCGGTGAGGCACAGGGTTATTTCCGCGGTGACCAGGCGTATGTGTTCTACAATACGATTGATCCAGTGGGTCTCAAGCTGGTTACCGTTATTCCGAACAGCTTTATTAACCAGAGTGCGCTGGCGACCATGAACTTCGGATTGATAGTAGGCGCCATTACCGTGGTCGTGGCGATATTGCTCGCCGTCATTCTGGCCTGGAGGCTGGCGACGCCAATCGTCAGCCTGGCCCGGTCCATCCAGGGCTTCGGCTTAATGAAGGAGCGTGAAGTGCGGCTAAGCAACCGGGTCGATGAAATTGGCCTTCTGGAGACGAAGCTGTACCAGATGTCGTACCGCATCCGCGAGCATATCCGGACGGAATATGTCATCGGCCTGGAGAAAAAGAGTGCCGAGCTTAAAGCACTGCAGGCGCAGATTAATCCGCATTTCCTGCAGAACACCTTGCAGATGATCGGCAGCATGCTGTTCAAGAACAGCCCGGCGGAAAGCTACGGGGTGCTGAGATCGCTCAGCGACATGTTCCGCTACATCATCCGCGAGCCGGAGGACTTGGCTCCGTTGCGGGCGGAGCTGAACCATCTGAACAATTATATGCAGATCCAGCAGCAGCGTTTCGCGGCCCGGCTCAGCTATGCGATTGAAGTGGATGAGCAGGCGACGGACAGTCTGATTCCGAAGCTGAGCCTGCAGCCGATTGTCGAGAATGCTTTTTTTCATGGGCTGGAACAGCAGTCGGGCCCCTGGGTGCTTGAGGTCAAGGTAACTTGTGAAGGGGAGGACACGGTCATTACCATCTGCGACAACGGGATCGGGCTGCAGCCGGATAAGCTGGCGGAGCTGCGGGGAAGACTGGAGCGGCGCAGCGGCGATTTATGGACGCATGGGGAGCGGATTGGCCTAAGCAATGTTGCTTCACGGATTCAGATGCATTTTGGCGGGAAATATGGGATTGGTCTAGATAGCATTCAGGGGCAAGGCACAAAGGTGACTGTAACAATACCACTGGAAAGGGACGGTGCAAACCATGCTTAA